The following are from one region of the Nocardioides marmotae genome:
- a CDS encoding thymidylate synthase, which yields MQQYLDLLRRVLDEGVEKGDRTGTGTRSVFGHQMRFDLTAGFPLVTTKKVHTRSVFGELLWFLRGDTNVRWLQERGITIWDEWADEHGELGPVYGHQWRSWPTPDGRHVDQLAQVVEQIRRDPDSRRHIVSAWNVADIPDMALAPCHTMFQFYVAPQADGPGRLSCQLYQRSGDVFLGVPFNIASYALLTHMVAQVTGLGVGDFVHTLGDAHLYLNHLDQARLQLTREPRPLPRLVLDPTVTALDAFELEHIEVAGYDPHPGIKAPIAV from the coding sequence GTGCAGCAGTACCTCGACCTCCTCCGCCGTGTCCTCGACGAGGGCGTCGAGAAGGGCGACCGCACCGGCACCGGCACGCGCAGCGTGTTCGGCCACCAGATGCGCTTCGACCTGACCGCGGGCTTCCCGCTGGTGACGACCAAGAAGGTGCACACCCGCTCGGTCTTCGGCGAGCTGCTGTGGTTCCTGCGCGGGGACACCAACGTGCGCTGGCTCCAGGAGCGCGGCATCACCATCTGGGACGAGTGGGCCGACGAGCACGGCGAGCTCGGCCCCGTCTACGGCCACCAGTGGCGCTCCTGGCCGACCCCCGACGGCCGCCACGTCGACCAGCTCGCCCAGGTCGTCGAGCAGATCCGCCGCGACCCCGACTCGCGCCGCCACATCGTCTCGGCGTGGAACGTCGCCGACATCCCCGACATGGCGCTCGCGCCCTGCCACACGATGTTCCAGTTCTACGTCGCCCCGCAGGCCGACGGGCCGGGCCGGCTCTCCTGCCAGCTCTACCAGCGCTCGGGCGACGTGTTCCTCGGCGTGCCGTTCAACATCGCCTCCTACGCGCTGCTGACCCACATGGTCGCCCAGGTGACCGGGCTCGGGGTCGGCGACTTCGTGCACACCCTCGGGGACGCCCACCTCTACCTCAACCACCTCGACCAGGCGCGGCTCCAGCTGACCCGCGAGCCGCGGCCGCTGCCCCGGCTCGTGCTCGACCCGACCGTCACCGCGCTGGACGCCTTCGAGCTCGAGCACATCGAGGTCGCCGGCTACGACCCGCACCCGGGCATCAAGGCGCCGATCGCCGTATGA
- a CDS encoding PhzF family phenazine biosynthesis protein, with translation MPRPRASHRFSQVDVFSTEPLLGNPVAVVHDADDLTDEEMAAFARWTNLSETTFLLAPTDPAADYRLRIFAPGGELPFAGHPTLGSAHAWLEAGGAPAGDGVVQECGAGLVAVARAGDVLAFEAPPLVRSGPVDESDLALVAAALRLGRADLLDAAWIDNGPGWVGVLLRDAAAVLALDPDFAAFGDLKIGVVGEHPAGGEAAIEVRAFCPQYGVPEDPVTGSLNAGIGQWLAGSRLPASYVAAQGTAVGRRGRVHVARTGGTVHVGGATRTTITGTLDLRHEVGAGD, from the coding sequence GTGCCCCGCCCGCGTGCGTCCCACCGGTTCAGCCAGGTCGACGTCTTCTCCACCGAGCCGCTGCTCGGCAACCCGGTCGCCGTCGTCCACGACGCCGACGACCTGACCGACGAGGAGATGGCGGCCTTCGCCCGGTGGACCAACCTCTCGGAGACCACCTTCCTGCTGGCGCCGACCGACCCCGCGGCCGACTACCGGCTGCGGATCTTCGCCCCCGGCGGCGAGCTGCCGTTCGCCGGCCACCCGACGCTCGGCAGCGCGCACGCCTGGCTCGAGGCCGGGGGAGCGCCGGCCGGCGACGGGGTCGTCCAGGAGTGCGGAGCCGGGCTCGTCGCCGTCGCCCGCGCGGGCGACGTGCTCGCCTTCGAGGCGCCGCCGCTGGTCCGCTCCGGGCCTGTCGATGAGTCCGACCTGGCCCTCGTCGCCGCGGCGCTCCGCCTCGGGCGCGCCGACCTCCTCGACGCGGCGTGGATCGACAACGGCCCCGGCTGGGTCGGGGTGCTGCTGCGCGACGCCGCGGCGGTGCTCGCGCTCGACCCCGACTTCGCGGCCTTCGGCGACCTGAAGATCGGGGTGGTGGGGGAGCACCCCGCCGGCGGTGAGGCGGCGATCGAGGTGCGCGCGTTCTGCCCGCAGTACGGCGTCCCGGAGGACCCGGTCACCGGCAGCCTCAACGCCGGGATCGGCCAGTGGCTCGCGGGCAGCCGCCTCCCGGCGTCGTACGTCGCGGCGCAGGGGACCGCGGTCGGCCGGCGGGGCCGCGTCCACGTCGCCCGCACCGGCGGGACCGTCCACGTCGGGGGCGCCACGCGGACCACGATCACCGGCACCCTGGACCTGCGCCACGAGGTCGGCGCGGGCGACTAG